One Panthera leo isolate Ple1 chromosome B1, P.leo_Ple1_pat1.1, whole genome shotgun sequence DNA window includes the following coding sequences:
- the GOLGA7 gene encoding golgin subfamily A member 7 isoform X1, with translation MRPQQAPVSGKVFIQRDYSSGTRCQFQTKFPAELENRIDRQQFEETVRTLNNLYAEAEKLGGQSYLEGCLACLTAYTIFLCMETHYEKVLKKVSKYIQEQNEKIYAPQGLLLTDPIERGLRVIEITIYEDRGMSSGR, from the exons ATGAGGCCGCAGCAGGCGCCGGTGTCCGGGAAGGTATTCATTCAGCGAGACTACAGCAGTGGCACACGCTGCCAGTTCCAGACCAAGTTCCCCGCGGAGCTGGAGAACCGG ATTGATAGGCAGCAGTTTGAAGAAACAGTTCGAACTCTAAATAACCTTTATGCAGAAGCAGAGAAGCTTGGGGGCCAATCATATCTTGAAGGCTGTTTGGCTTGCCTAACAGCCTACACCATCTTCTTATGCATGGAAACTCATTATGAGAAG GTTCTGAAGAAAGTGTCCAAATACATTCAAGAGCAGAATGAGAAGATATATGCTCCCCAAGGCCTCCTCCTGACAGATCCCATTGAGAGAGGACTTCGAGTT ATTGAAATCACCATTTATGaagacagaggcatgagcagTGGGAGATAA
- the GOLGA7 gene encoding golgin subfamily A member 7 isoform X2 has translation MRPQQAPVSGKVFIQRDYSSGTRCQFQTKFPAELENRIDRQQFEETVRTLNNLYAEAEKLGGQSYLEGCLACLTAYTIFLCMETHYEKVLKKVSKYIQEQNEKIYAPQGLLLTDPIERGLRVFRLKSPFMKTEA, from the exons ATGAGGCCGCAGCAGGCGCCGGTGTCCGGGAAGGTATTCATTCAGCGAGACTACAGCAGTGGCACACGCTGCCAGTTCCAGACCAAGTTCCCCGCGGAGCTGGAGAACCGG ATTGATAGGCAGCAGTTTGAAGAAACAGTTCGAACTCTAAATAACCTTTATGCAGAAGCAGAGAAGCTTGGGGGCCAATCATATCTTGAAGGCTGTTTGGCTTGCCTAACAGCCTACACCATCTTCTTATGCATGGAAACTCATTATGAGAAG GTTCTGAAGAAAGTGTCCAAATACATTCAAGAGCAGAATGAGAAGATATATGCTCCCCAAGGCCTCCTCCTGACAGATCCCATTGAGAGAGGACTTCGAGTT TTTAGATTGAAATCACCATTTATGaagacagaggcatga